In Lacerta agilis isolate rLacAgi1 chromosome 8, rLacAgi1.pri, whole genome shotgun sequence, one genomic interval encodes:
- the LOC117051576 gene encoding alpha-tectorin-like — protein METIAVFLLLAVGSTLTSPADASNESLMYPYGTAQGDTKNPKSDDGTSTKIITAVPFSFYGKKYSSLYVNNNGVVSFGVNVSQYTPDPFPLDLGLPYVAPYWGDADNTRGGDVLWRQTQDSAVLSRCTADINQYFPEISFTAVWALVATWDRVAYFGSASKKTNTFQAVLTTNNEIAFIILNYADIQWTTGIASGGHPRTGLGGTPAQAGFDSGDKKNFYNIPGSRTPSILNITQTTNVQFTGRWVFQVDEIVIGDTTEKSKCLE, from the exons ATGGAAACTATAGCTGTTTTCCTTCTGCTGGCCGTGG GATCAACCTTGACCTCTCCAGCCGATGCCTCCAATG AATCATTGATGTACCCTTATGGGACTGCACAGGGTGACACAAAGAACCCCAAGTCAGATGATGGGACATCTACAAAGATCATCACTGCAGTGCCTTTCAGCTTCTATGGCAAAAAGTACAGCTCACTCTAC GTCAACAACAATGGGGTGGTCTCCTTTGGTGTGAATGTGTCACAGTACACACCCGACCCTTTTCCGCTGGATTTAGGGTTGCCCTATGTTGCCCCCTATTGGGGGGATGCTGACAATACTAGAGGCGGGGATGTCCTCTGGAGACAGACTCAGGACTCTGCAGTGCTTAGCCGCTGCACCGCGGACATCAACCAGTACTTCCCAGAGATCTCTTTCACGGCTGTCTGGGCCTTGGTTGCTACCTGGGACCGTGTCGCCTACTTTGGAAGTGCTTCCAAAAAG ACCAACACTTTCCAGGCTGTCTTGACCACCAATAATGAAATAGCTTTCATCATTTTGAATTATGCCGACATCCAGTGGACAACCGGGATAGCAAGTGGTGGGCATCCCAGGACAGGCCTTGGGGGAACCCCTGCACAG GCTGGATTTGACAGTGGAGACAAGAAAAACTTTTACAACATCCCAGGATCACGCACCCCCAGTATCCTCAATATCACACAAACGACCAATGTGCAGTTTACGGGGCGATGGGTGTTCCAAGTGGATGAGATTGTGATCGGAGACACAACGGAGAAGAGCAAATGCTTGGA ATGA
- the LOC117051579 gene encoding membrane-spanning 4-domains subfamily A member 4A-like: MDSNPIAPLAPRSFSRDESDAYMPKAMKKFYRGEPLALGITQILNGIMHVALGAAFHTVPYYYYTSSYIIIEVPIWSGILYIISGSLSVAAARNPKMPMVKGMLGMNVVSSVAAGIGIFSLSISMDNYYVFGQSQSIFHGIMAVFLVFNILEFCITISTAAFGCKTVCQDNYTETVVVVYQNVNPGDAVALPAACNDPRSP, translated from the exons ATGGATTCCAATCCAATTGCACCACTGGCCCCCCGATCCTTCTCGAGAGATGAGTCGGATGCTTACATGCCAAAAGCAATGAAGAAGTTTTATCGGGGTGAGCCATTGGCACTGGGG ATCACGCAGATACTCAACGGGATTATGCATGTTGCTCTTGGAGCTGCGTTTCACActgtgccttattattattatacttcttCTTACATTATAATTGAAGTACCAATCTGGAGCGGAATCTTG TACATCATTTCAGGATCCCTCTCTGTGGCAGCTGCCAGGAACCCCAAAATGCCAATG GTGAAAGGGATGCTGGGAATGAACGTCGTGAGTTCTGTAGCGGCCGGCATTGGAATCTTTTCCCTCTCTATTTCAATGGATAACTACTATGTGTTTGGGCAG TCACAGAGCATATTTCATGGAATCATGGCTGTCTTCCTGGTATTCAACATCCTTGAGTTTTGCATCACTATCTCCACTGCTGCGTTTGGGTGCAAGACTGTTTGCCAGGACAACTACACCGAAACG GTTGTCGTGGTTTACCAGAACGTGAACCCAGGCGATGCTGTTGCTCTTCCAGCTGCTTGCAATGATCCCAGATCCCCCTGA